DNA from Bos javanicus breed banteng chromosome 1, ARS-OSU_banteng_1.0, whole genome shotgun sequence:
CTTTTAATGCCTCAGCAGGAGTATTATATGTCCACGGTTTGGTTACTATTGTTGTTTAGTAAAAGTGTCAGGATCTTCACTTTGTTATATTCTAGTAGAACCTTACCCCTGAGATGCCAATAAATTATGGCTAACGATACTCCCTATTCCTCCTATCTAAAGTACTTTGTGAATTAAACATAGGCTGAAGTAGACTACTCATAATACTAAAATGTAGGTTGGTTTTATGGAAACCCATATAATCAACTTTGGGAGCCCAGTGTGTTTGCTATGCTTGATTGACAAGTGCTGTGCACAGCAATGTATTTGTGAAGTAGCTTGACAAGTGCTGATGATTCTTTGTTACTTCTCTTTTAGAAAAGCAATATAATCCTTACCTAGAGAGAGAAAAGGGTCCTAAGAGGGTAGCTGCTCATATAACTGGAAGCAATCGGAAAAAAAGTACGTTGCCAGTTCCAGGTAagagaaattattaatatatggtttaaaggaaaggaagggaagaatttgttctaaataatttatttttgtatctgaaATGTTTATATGGCTATCTACAAAATGGCCAGTAGTAATCAAGTCTCAGATTGACTCTTTTCAGAAGCAAGATTATAAGATGAGTAGCTTAGTTACTGCCCGGCACAACTGGCctcaggaaaattctgaaatgagAGAACTTAGGGTTTCCCATGccttcatttttgcttttcttatttttaaaagtaatttctcaCTCTTTCATCAAATCTTTCTCCTCTGCAAAGGTTCTAAATCAGTGATctacttttccagtgagttaccAAACCCTCCCAGTGACATTTGCATTAGGTtgaaccacaaaaagaaaaaatggccaATATTTGACCACTTTGCACTTATGGAAATGTCAGTTTCATATAATTTAACCAAATaggttaatttattttcaaatagttaACCAATTATGTTAAGCCTAATTTTAACTGGAGAACAggtgttcatgtattgctgaagttaGTGTGTGAGTCTTGTAATCTAAACACCCCATGGGAATCCCAGCTCCTCCTTACCAAGTTCTTCATTTTGAGGAAATTACTTAACTCAatcaagtttcattttttttctctctctttttttttaaaaaagatttttttgatgtggaccattcttaatgtctttaatgaatttgttacaatatcacttCTGTTTAATGTTgtggttttttggccaagagacatgtgggatcttagctctccaaccagggatggaatccaaaCACCCTgacttggaaggcaaagtcttaaccactggaccaccagggaagtcccaagcttcattttcttcacataAAAAGTAGAGATAACGTTTAACTCACAAAATAGTGAAGATGAATGCAAAATGCTAGTGCATTGTAAGCACTCAGTAAGTAGTGCTTTTATTATTGTGAGAGATTTTGTCCTAGGTTAAAGGTATTTCAGGCATCAGTTAATGAATGAAaagtttgttggtttttttgttgttggctgGTTGGCTTTTGTCTGGTTTTACTCTGAGCGGTTGCCTTCATGGTATTCCTGAACTGGTATTTTTGGAGGTAATTTATGTGTTCTGCCTATTTGCGAGATTGTTATTTCACTATTCCTATTTACAGTTCATCAGATAATATGGTGGTAGTTTTAAActcttgaaaaactaaaatttgCACCAATCATAGAGATGAGCCCAAAGTTTAAAGGAATATCCTATCTCAGTAAGGCCCATCCTCATTCAAAAATCTTCAGGATTTAAAGATCCAAAGATCTGAAGATCTTTAAATCTGGGCGTTTTTGCCAAACCCTATACCTTGCCTTATTGGACTTGAGATGCCTCCTGCTTGGAAGGTGATTTTGACACTGGGTTACTGAGAAAGACCAAGGAAGAATCCAAAAAGACCTAAAAGAGTAGCAGGAATTTATGAGCTCTAGGCTTGAGGAACAGATAtgtttcttttggtttccttCTACATTGTCAATCTGAGCTCACCAGCACAGGAAAGGAGGTAGGGGTTCTGGACAGAAATTCTTCCCAGGAGTAGACGGCTACCCTAATGAACCATTCCCATGGTACCATTCAGAGCTGACTGTGACGGTCGAGGCACAGCAAAATAGGGGACTTCAAACAGGTCACAGTGGCATGGGCGCCTCCAGATTTCTATATGATTAAAATTTAGACTCCTTGGAAGATTGAGGGAGCGTGAAGTTTtaaattgacttccctggtggctcagatggtaaagcgtcttccTACAATGCGGGACAGTTCCAACCAAAGCGTTGTCTAGCCACAGTTATCGGGAAACTCCTTACTTTACtacaagttaattttatttttctccaaacttCATCCCAGGCtccaagaatgaaaaagctgtggGCCATAAAATAAATTCCTGGGAGTCATCAAGAAAAGGACATTCATTCTTGAATAATTTGTACTTAAGGAATGGAGAGCTGGTTATCCTTCAAACAGGATTTTATTACATCTATTCCCAAACATACTTTCGATTTCAGGAACCTGAGGAAGTTTTGGGAACTGTTTCAacagaagagaacagaaaaaaaatcaaacaaatggtacaatatatttacaaatacacAAACTATCCTGACCCTATACTGCTGATGAAAAGTGCTAGAAATAGTTGTTGGTCTAAAGATTCAGAATATGGACTCTATTCCATCTATCAAGGAGGAATATTTGAGCTTAAGGAAAATGATCGAATTTTTGTCTCTGTAACTAATGAACGATTGGTTGACCTGGACCAAGAAGCCAGTTTTTTCGGAGCCTTTTTAATTGGCTAAATaatctataaagaaaaaacagtacCCCCAGTTTGACCCTTCACTTTTCAGAGTACTTCAAAAGCAAGGTGAAAGTAAGGCAGCCTTAGCAGAGCAACTTCATCCAAGAGATCTACAACACAAGCTTTTTTGGTATCCTGGATCCTTTACCACttagctacctgggaagccctcactggGGCTTTCCACCTTACCACCAGAAATctagctcaatatcagaaaaacaaacaacccaataaaaaattaGGCCaaggacctaaacagacatttctccaaagaagacacaaagatagctgctgggagccagcgtgaggaactctgcccatggcaaaggtcattaggaaggaggctcagcatacacaAAGGCTGaatcggcatacgcaaaggcgggatcgagcctcaggagtccccctggaaattctcgagctgctgctgctaagtcgcttcagtcgtgtccaactctgtgcgaccccatagatggaagcccaccaggttcccccgtccctgggattctccaggtaagaacgctggagtgggttgccatttccttcttcaatgcatgaaagtgaaaagtgaaagtgaaactgaagtcgcttagtcgtgtctgactcttagcaaccccatggactacagcccaccaggctcctccatccatgggattttccaggcaagagtactggagtgggatgccgttgCCTTCTGTGAAGCAACTACCTTTcaataaaaaatcaattatttttgttcctttttcaataaaaattagtaaaatatgtagtttttatgtattttgtactTAACATTTTATAGTAACAAGATTAgtaacaatggagaaaagaacttCTAATGTCTTTTTCATGGTATCTTTTATCTAACATGTcttacagaagaaagaaagaaactgctcATTTTTGTACAATGTGATTAAAATATTATCAGTCCTTTCCTTTATGGTTAATGCCTTTGTTACAGATTGAATTGTGTCCCAACAAAGGATAATGTCAATGTCCTACTCCCCAGTACTTCagaaatgtgatcttatttggaaataagtttgttgcagatataattagtAAAGATGAGGTCATAGTGGAATAGGTTGGGTCCTTCACAGAATGTGACTCATTATTTAAAGAAGGAGATTTAGTCAAAGAAAGACCCACAGGAAGAAGTCCTCACGGCAGCAGAGGCAGAAATTGAAGTGATGAAGCTGCAAACAAGGAACCCCAAGGATTGACAGTCCTCATCAGaagctcaagaaacaagagaagattCCACTCAGAGCCTCAGaaatctgctgacaccttgattttagactcctggcctccagaattgtaagaGAACAACTTTCTGATGTTGAAAACCATCTGGTCTGCGACACTTTGGTTCAGCAGCCCTAGGAAGCTTATACAGCTTGCCATATCATGTTGAGGAAATCTTTTTTTACTGATGTCACACAGATATTACCattgatattttttttctgaaatcttgAAGTTTAGTCTTTCATAGTTTGATAGTAGGATTCAACAATAATTTAATTCATGAATGATGAAGggatataattttatcttttaccATATCAGTGACCAATTGTCTAACACTATTCAGTGGCTAGCCCACTCTTTCCCCATTGATTTTAATGTCTAACATCATACACCCAGCTCCCAGGGGGTCTGTTTCTGTGTTCacttcccaccctccccccaaccctgcaTTGGATTGGTTGTCGGTTCTTGCACCCATTCCATCCATTTtctaaaaattgtggtaaaatataggtaacttaaaatttaacatttaaccATTTTTGAACATAGAGTTCAgtagcattaaatacattcacattgttgcacaACCTTCGGCACTATTCATGTCCAGAACATTTCATTATCCCAAGCTAAAACTTTGTAACCATTAAGCAATAACTCTTCATTTCCCTTCCTCCAGGTCCTGGTAATCACCATACtatctttatgaatttgactgtCTTAGGTAGCTCATGTAAGTAGAATTATGcagtatttgttcttttatgTTTGACTTATTTGATGTAGCATAATATCTTCAAGGTTTAATCCATGTTGATGCATATGtcataatttcttttattttatttttttatagttttctatatataggtctttagtttctttaggtagatatattcctaagtattttattcttttcgttgcaatggtgaatggaattgtttccttaatttctctttctgttttctcattattagtgtataggaatgcaagggatttctgtgtgttgattttatatcctgcaactttactataagcattgattagttctagtaattttctggtggagtctttagggttttctatgtagaggatcatgtcatctgcaaatagtgagagttttacttcttcttttccaatttggattccttttatttctttttctgctctgattgctgtggccaaaacttccaaaactatgttgaatagtaatggtgaaaatgggcaccctggtcttgttcctgactttagaggaaatgctttcagtttttcaccattgaggattatgtttgctgtgggtttgtcatatatagcttttattatgttgaggtatgttccttctactcctgctttctggagagtttttatcataaatgggtgttgaaatttgtcaaaggctttctctgcatctattgagataatcatatggttttaaataaaagtatagttgatttacaatgttgtattaatttttacTGTTCATTACTTTTTAAGACTGAACTATATTGCAGCATTGGAAAATAggtactacattttgtttattcgtGTATCTGTTGATCTCTGGCTTTAATGGTTACTATTTGCTTTTCTATAAAGCTTAACGTTCTCCTTCTTTAAATACTTTGTTCCCAAACAACCCAGGCATTTGGGTGTTTAATTCACAAACTTTCTGCAACATAAGTACCTTTCATTGTGACATTTTAAGGCAAAATTTAGAAGGGAAAAAGTTACATTTGCATGTGCAGAATTCAGTTGGCAGTTTAAATAAACATCCTGGGAAGTCTCAAATTTCATTCCAAGTACAACTGATACAGTATCAGAACTATATGTAAAATTTTCAACAGTGTGAATAATGACTATAGCCACCCAAAAGGAAAACAGCCCATTTGACCTGAAGCAGAAGGAGAtaggaaggaatgaaagaaagtagTCAGACTTCTTAAACTTTATAGGAGAGGCACATAGAGCTATTGAGCTATGGATATGTGGTATTCCTCAAAACAAGGGAAGAAGGACCCCAAAGACAATTTAGAGATCATTAAGGCTTCCTCTTTGGTATCAAAAGTTGGGAATATATCACTTGGATTTTGACAGACCAGACAACCCTTGCCCATGAATGTGGGGGTGGTGCCACCCAAAGCCATGAGAGCAATGCTACCAAAGCTGTGAAGGCCAGGCCCCTGCCCAGCAGAACCCTCAGAGATGTCTGCCTCTGCCTAGATATCAAGGAATGGAGCCATCTAGAGATGTGGGCACTCAACCCAGGCAGAAGACCACAGAGAGGATGAGGTTACTACAGGGAGTCCCTGCCAGGAAAATGCTCAGTGGAGCCATGTGGATATGGTTTCTCCCATGATCCAAGTCAGCAGAGTCCCTGGTGTGCAGTTCCAGACAGAGACAGCTACAAGCATGCAAGTTAAGCCAGTGAGGATTGCCATGTGGGTTGCCTGCAGCAAAGCCATGGGGGCAGGTATACCCCAGTGTGCACAGAAGGTCATTTCCATATCCCAGTGGACCTAGCAGGGAGAGTATCTGATGAAAGAGTAGTCTCAAGCCTTGAGATTTGATGTTTGCCTTGTTGGGTTTGGACTTGCTTGGGacctgccaccctcttctttcctATTTCTCCCTTTAGGCTGGGAGAGTTTGCCTAACTGCCTGTCCCACATTGCATTTTGGaagcacataattttttttttgtttcacagATTCACATCTGGAGAGCAATTTATCTCAGAATCAATTATACCTTGAGTCTCATGCACATCTGATTCAGGTGATATTTATATGAGACTttaaacttagattttttttggtTGATGGTAGATGAAATTAAGACTTTGGAAGCTGTTGAGATGGAATGATCATGTTTTGCATgcaaaatggacatgaattttggggggcCAGAGATATAATGCTatgatttgaatatttatttccttctaaaagttcatatgtaattttcaaaattcattgAAATACTAATACCTTATGTGATGGTATTAGAGCCAGGGTCTTTTGGAATTGACTAGGTCATGATGGGTCCACTCATGAATGAGATTAAGGTCCTTATCAAAAGGTTCAAGATAGGTCTCTTACCTGTTCAGTTATGTGGGGATACAATGAGAAGTTTGTGACCCAGAAGAGGGTCTCTATACGACTgggctggcaccctgatcttaacttctagcctccagaactgtgaaaatttaatttatttataaaccaTCAATTTGTGACATTCTCTAATCAAAGACAAAAAGTGGTTGaatgaattgaaaaataaaatctagcaatatgctgtctacaagggattcactttattttttatggccatttcttttcaaaaaatttttatttattttactttttttggctgtgctgggtctttgttggtgtgcacagggctttctgtagttgtggtgctcaggcttctcattgtgtggcttctcttgttgtacagaacaggctctagagcacaatagaatagttgtggcacttgggtgtagctgctccaaggcacgtgggttcttcctgaccgagggattgaaccagtgtcccttgcattgcaaggtgaattctcaaCCTCTGGACTACCAAAGAAGCCCAAGGGACTCACTTCAGATTTAAAGATACACGTagattgaaaatgaagaaatggaaaaagatatcccGTGCAAAGATGACCAAAAACAGCATGGGGCTATGCTCGTATCaggcaaaatagactttaagtcaAAAGTTGTCTCTAGAGACAAGTCATTATATACTGATAAAATTCAATTCAACAGAAAGATAGAGCAATTATATGTACATATCCAGCATCAGAACCCCTAAACCTATAAAGCAAATACCAATAGATCtgaagggagaaattgacaacAATACAAAAATGATAGGCTTCACTATTCTACTTACAATAGTGGATAGAACACCAGCaggcagaaaatcaataaagaaacaaCTGACTATTGTTTGACAGAacattgatgaaggaaattgaagatgataca
Protein-coding regions in this window:
- the TNFSF10 gene encoding tumor necrosis factor ligand superfamily member 10 isoform X1 — its product is MALKQAPGSRLGQICMPILIFTVLLQAFGMAVFYMYFNKELKQMQNKYFKSGLACFLEEDDRSWDSRDDESIINPCWELKSQLHLFVKKMTLRTFEEMIPTNPEKQYNPYLEREKGPKRVAAHITGSNRKKSTLPVPGSKNEKAVGHKINSWESSRKGHSFLNNLYLRNGELVILQTGFYYIYSQTYFRFQEPEEVLGTVSTEENRKKIKQMVQYIYKYTNYPDPILLMKSARNSCWSKDSEYGLYSIYQGGIFELKENDRIFVSVTNERLVDLDQEASFFGAFLIG
- the TNFSF10 gene encoding tumor necrosis factor ligand superfamily member 10 isoform X3, with amino-acid sequence MQNKYFKSGLACFLEEDDRSWDSRDDESIINPCWELKSQLHLFVKKMTLRTFEEMIPTNPEKQYNPYLEREKGPKRVAAHITGSNRKKSTLPVPGSKNEKAVGHKINSWESSRKGHSFLNNLYLRNGELVILQTGFYYIYSQTYFRFQEPEEVLGTVSTEENRKKIKQMVQYIYKYTNYPDPILLMKSARNSCWSKDSEYGLYSIYQGGIFELKENDRIFVSVTNERLVDLDQEASFFGAFLIG
- the TNFSF10 gene encoding tumor necrosis factor ligand superfamily member 10 isoform X2 codes for the protein MALKQAPGSRLGQICMPILIFTVLLQAFGMAVFYMYFNKELKQMQNKYFKSGLACFLEEDDRSWDSRDDESIINPCWELKSQLHLFVKKMTLRTFEEMIPTNPEKQYNPYLEREKGPKRVAAHITGSNRKKSSKNEKAVGHKINSWESSRKGHSFLNNLYLRNGELVILQTGFYYIYSQTYFRFQEPEEVLGTVSTEENRKKIKQMVQYIYKYTNYPDPILLMKSARNSCWSKDSEYGLYSIYQGGIFELKENDRIFVSVTNERLVDLDQEASFFGAFLIG